The following coding sequences lie in one Burkholderia cepacia genomic window:
- a CDS encoding efflux RND transporter periplasmic adaptor subunit produces the protein MSEPRSTPPARRRTRRWIVAGVLAVPVALIVFHLLRETKPARAAPAQVVSVATATTGDMPVVLNELGTVTPVATVTVLPQLSGYLTDVGYREGQEVGKGQFLAQIDPRQYQISKQQAQAQLAKDEASLAQARADLARYAQLAEHKSIADQTYQDAQFTVKQDEAAAQADRANIAQYDLDLAYCHITAPVAGRVGLRLVDPGNYVTSSSSTGIVVITQMKPMTVQFTVPQNALSAVIRRVGAGATLPVTVYSSDDDKQVATGTLYAIGNQMATATGTVTLRATFANDDEALFPNEFVNVRLGVDTLHDAVLVPTAAVQNGAPGDFVYLVNPNRTVSVHKVTLGPGNGRSTAIVAGLAAGQQVVTDGVDRLSDGAAIRIASNRAGGTQPASGAAADPLPRHAGHPPAVAGAASGAA, from the coding sequence ATGAGCGAACCCCGATCCACGCCGCCGGCGCGGCGCCGCACGCGCCGCTGGATCGTCGCCGGCGTGCTGGCCGTGCCGGTCGCGCTGATCGTGTTCCACCTGCTCCGCGAGACGAAGCCGGCCCGCGCCGCGCCAGCCCAGGTCGTCAGCGTCGCGACCGCGACGACGGGCGACATGCCGGTCGTGCTGAACGAACTCGGCACCGTCACGCCGGTCGCGACCGTCACCGTGCTGCCGCAACTGAGCGGCTATCTGACCGACGTCGGCTATCGCGAAGGGCAGGAGGTCGGCAAAGGCCAGTTTCTCGCGCAGATCGATCCGCGTCAGTACCAGATCAGCAAGCAGCAGGCGCAGGCCCAGCTCGCGAAGGACGAGGCGAGCCTCGCGCAGGCACGCGCCGATCTCGCCCGCTATGCGCAGCTCGCCGAGCACAAGTCGATCGCCGACCAGACCTACCAGGATGCGCAGTTCACCGTGAAGCAGGACGAGGCAGCCGCCCAGGCCGACCGCGCGAACATCGCGCAATACGATCTCGATCTCGCGTATTGCCATATCACCGCGCCGGTGGCCGGCCGCGTCGGGCTGCGGCTCGTCGATCCGGGCAACTACGTGACGTCGTCGAGTTCGACGGGCATCGTCGTGATCACGCAGATGAAGCCGATGACCGTGCAGTTCACGGTGCCGCAAAACGCGTTGTCGGCTGTGATCCGCCGCGTCGGCGCGGGCGCGACCTTGCCCGTGACCGTCTATTCCAGCGACGACGACAAGCAGGTCGCCACCGGCACGCTGTACGCGATCGGCAACCAGATGGCGACCGCGACGGGCACCGTCACGCTGCGCGCGACGTTCGCGAACGACGACGAAGCGCTGTTTCCGAACGAATTCGTCAACGTGCGGCTCGGCGTCGATACGCTGCACGACGCGGTGCTCGTGCCGACCGCCGCGGTGCAGAACGGCGCGCCGGGCGATTTCGTGTATCTCGTCAACCCGAACCGGACGGTGTCGGTGCATAAGGTCACGCTCGGGCCGGGCAACGGCCGCTCGACCGCGATCGTCGCGGGGCTTGCCGCCGGGCAGCAGGTCGTGACCGACGGCGTCGACCGCCTCAGCGACGGCGCGGCGATCCGTATCGCATCGAACCGGGCCGGCGGCACGCAACCGGCTTCCGGCGCTGCGGCGGACCCGCTGCCACGCCATGCCGGTCATCCCCCTGCCGTAGCGGGCGCGGCATCCGGCGCGGCCTGA
- a CDS encoding heavy metal sensor histidine kinase — MTLGRSLGATLALAFGATTFAVFALVGTYVYTGLERQVSTQDDLDIVLAARHTRRLAGELDSLDAVRTHADRLTSQVLGNAALSIAVVDAQGNVLARHNVERTELEDLPDALPGASSSARPALPDADLLPPHATPVPANERITADRIVTWTADGGTSVRGVVTDAALRDHTKIRIAIARNMCDRAELLDGYRDKLKIAGGLGALFAMLFSYWLIRKSLAPLREIVANTGRITVDKLDTRLDASRAPRELTALVDAQNAMLGRLQQAFGHLSQFSADLAHDLRTPLNNMRGATEVALARPRSVDEYQTLLESNLEEYDRLARMIENVLFLARAEHPGFVTRQRAFDVHEELERIAGYFEGLADEAGSTLRVDGHGRLTADLELFRRAVSNLLANALRYTPAGGVIALSVDETADAVRVVVANPGEPIDSALLPRIFDRFVRGDPARSGGVPGGTAGLGLAIVRSVMELHGGTARVESDTAGTRFILTFVRTPAA, encoded by the coding sequence ATGACGCTCGGCCGCTCGCTCGGCGCGACGCTCGCGCTCGCGTTCGGCGCGACCACCTTCGCCGTGTTTGCGCTCGTCGGCACGTACGTGTACACGGGCCTCGAACGGCAGGTCAGCACGCAGGACGACCTCGACATCGTGCTCGCCGCACGGCATACACGGCGGCTCGCGGGCGAACTCGATTCGCTCGACGCGGTGCGCACGCATGCGGACCGGCTGACGAGCCAGGTGCTCGGCAACGCGGCGCTGTCGATCGCCGTCGTCGACGCGCAGGGCAACGTGCTCGCGCGCCACAACGTCGAGCGCACCGAACTCGAGGATTTGCCGGATGCCTTGCCGGGCGCGTCGTCGTCCGCGCGGCCCGCATTGCCCGATGCCGACCTGTTGCCGCCGCACGCGACGCCCGTGCCCGCGAACGAACGGATCACCGCCGACCGGATCGTGACGTGGACCGCCGACGGCGGCACGTCCGTGCGTGGCGTCGTCACCGATGCGGCGCTGCGCGACCATACGAAGATCCGGATCGCGATCGCGCGCAACATGTGCGATCGCGCCGAGCTGCTCGACGGCTACCGCGACAAGCTGAAGATCGCCGGCGGCCTCGGCGCGCTGTTCGCGATGCTGTTCAGTTACTGGCTGATCCGCAAGTCGCTCGCGCCGCTGCGCGAGATCGTCGCGAACACGGGACGGATCACCGTCGACAAGCTCGATACGCGGCTCGACGCGTCACGCGCGCCGCGCGAGCTGACTGCACTCGTCGACGCACAGAACGCGATGCTCGGCCGCCTGCAGCAGGCGTTCGGGCACCTGTCGCAATTCAGCGCGGATCTCGCGCACGACTTGCGTACGCCACTGAACAACATGCGCGGCGCGACCGAGGTGGCGCTCGCGCGGCCGCGTTCCGTCGACGAATACCAGACGCTGCTCGAATCGAATCTCGAGGAATACGACCGTCTCGCGCGGATGATCGAGAACGTGCTGTTTCTTGCGCGCGCCGAGCATCCCGGCTTCGTCACGCGGCAGCGCGCATTCGACGTGCATGAGGAGCTGGAGCGCATCGCCGGCTATTTCGAGGGGCTGGCCGATGAAGCGGGCTCGACGCTGCGCGTCGACGGGCACGGCCGGCTGACCGCCGATCTCGAACTGTTTCGCCGCGCGGTCAGCAACCTGCTCGCGAACGCGCTGCGCTACACGCCGGCAGGCGGCGTCATCGCCCTGAGCGTCGACGAAACGGCGGACGCGGTGCGCGTCGTCGTCGCGAACCCGGGCGAGCCGATCGATTCCGCGTTGCTGCCGCGCATCTTCGATCGCTTCGTGCGCGGCGATCCCGCGCGCAGCGGCGGCGTGCCGGGCGGCACGGCCGGGCTCGGGCTCGCGATCGTGCGCTCGGTGATGGAACTCCACGGTGGCACCGCGCGCGTCGAAAGCGACACGGCCGGCACGCGGTTCATCCTCACGTTTGTCAGGACGCCGGCGGCGTAA
- a CDS encoding efflux RND transporter permease subunit encodes MNPAALFIRRPVATTLLAIAILLSGALAYFRMPVAPLPNVAYPVIVVQANMAGASPDVMASTVAEPLERRLETIADVQELTSMSYVGSSMIVIEFGLERDINGAARDVQAAIQAARADLPTTLRANPTYRQYNPADAPVMVLALTSDTLTSAQLYDSADSVIQQQLSQIKGVGQITLGGGALPSVRVELNPGKLNSYGIGLEDVRASLGAANADSPKGHLDQGGHRYEILSNDQIGTAAPYRDLVVAYRNDAAVQLHDVAQVRDSNENVRNAGLYNGKQAVLVIVFPEPGSNVVNTVRQIRARLPVIEAALPGSVHVGIAVDHSQSINASVADTARTLGIAVLLVVGVVFVFLLSPRATLIPAVALPLSIVGTFGPMFLLGYSIDNLSLMALTIGTGFVVDDAVVVLENVTRFLEAGYAPREAALRGSAEVAFTVVSMSLSLIAVFLPILLMPGIVGLLFHEFAVTLSIAILLSMAISLTVTPAMCAYVLSRQHAHAAPSRVGHRIAAVLDRLRHAYSRSLDTVLDHAPLVGVMLTALVAGNLLLFGLLPATFFPEQDNGTLMGQIIADQGISFGAMRQKLAQLQAIVQQDPAVAAVAGFTGGRALNTANVFVALKPLAQRHASATEVVNRLRPKLAAVSGARLFLQAQQDLRIGGRQAAAEYQYTLTSDDSQALYTWAPRLVDALNQRRGQLVDVNSDLQQHGLQTMVTVDRATAKRYGFDPNQIDNVLYDAFGQRTVSTIYNQLNQYFVVMEVAPQYWQFPSSLGRIFASTAAGNASGTAQTQYSSATVPSATATLATGAAVGVTTAATSTSGAANAQNANAEANASTNAISNSKGGSSTGSADSTSAETMVPLTALALFSNSHTATQVNHQGGLVAATISFNLPPNGSLSDAAAAIADAERAIGMPASVHGAFAGAAQAFTSSMGTVPLLIVAALAVVYLVLGVLYENTIHPLTILSTLPSAGIGATLALLVFGVPFSVISMIGFILLIGIVKKNGIMMVDVAIVLQRDEGFDARLAIHEAAVRRLRPIMMTTAAAVLGALPLALAIGQGASLRQPLGVTVMGGLLISQVFTLYTTPVIYLTLDRLRERLARRSLPWPRQRRPESRP; translated from the coding sequence GTGAATCCCGCCGCGCTGTTCATCCGCCGGCCGGTCGCGACGACGCTGCTGGCGATCGCGATCCTGTTGTCCGGTGCGCTCGCGTACTTCCGGATGCCGGTCGCCCCGCTGCCGAACGTCGCCTACCCGGTGATCGTCGTGCAGGCGAACATGGCGGGCGCGAGCCCCGACGTGATGGCATCGACGGTCGCCGAGCCGCTCGAACGGCGGCTCGAAACGATCGCGGACGTGCAGGAGCTGACGTCGATGAGCTACGTCGGCTCGTCGATGATCGTGATCGAGTTCGGCCTCGAGCGTGACATCAACGGCGCCGCGCGCGACGTACAGGCCGCGATCCAGGCCGCGCGCGCCGACCTGCCGACCACGCTGCGCGCGAACCCGACCTACCGCCAGTACAACCCGGCCGATGCGCCGGTGATGGTGCTCGCGCTGACGTCCGACACGCTGACGTCCGCGCAGCTGTACGACTCGGCCGACTCGGTGATCCAGCAGCAGTTGTCGCAGATCAAGGGCGTCGGACAGATCACGCTCGGCGGCGGCGCATTGCCGTCGGTGCGTGTCGAGCTGAATCCGGGCAAGCTGAACAGCTATGGCATCGGCCTCGAGGACGTGCGCGCGTCGCTCGGCGCGGCGAACGCGGACAGTCCGAAGGGCCATCTCGACCAGGGCGGCCACCGCTACGAAATTTTGTCGAACGACCAGATCGGCACCGCCGCGCCGTATCGCGACCTCGTCGTCGCATACCGCAACGACGCGGCCGTGCAGTTGCACGACGTCGCACAGGTGCGCGACTCGAACGAGAACGTGCGCAACGCGGGGCTCTACAACGGCAAGCAGGCCGTGCTCGTGATCGTGTTTCCGGAACCCGGCAGCAACGTCGTCAACACGGTGCGGCAGATCCGCGCGCGCCTGCCGGTGATCGAGGCCGCGTTGCCGGGCTCGGTGCACGTCGGGATCGCGGTCGACCATTCGCAGTCGATCAACGCGTCCGTGGCCGACACCGCACGCACGCTCGGCATCGCGGTGCTGCTCGTCGTCGGCGTCGTGTTCGTGTTCCTGCTGTCGCCGCGTGCGACGCTGATTCCGGCCGTCGCGCTGCCGCTGTCGATCGTCGGCACCTTCGGTCCGATGTTCCTGCTCGGCTACAGCATCGACAACCTGTCGCTGATGGCACTGACGATCGGCACCGGCTTCGTCGTCGACGACGCGGTGGTCGTGCTCGAAAACGTCACGCGCTTTCTCGAGGCCGGCTACGCGCCCAGGGAAGCCGCGCTGCGCGGCAGCGCGGAAGTCGCATTCACGGTCGTGTCGATGAGCCTGTCGCTGATCGCCGTATTCCTGCCGATCCTGCTGATGCCCGGCATCGTCGGCCTGCTGTTCCACGAGTTCGCGGTCACGCTGTCGATCGCGATCCTGCTGTCGATGGCGATTTCGCTGACCGTCACGCCGGCGATGTGCGCGTACGTACTGAGCCGGCAGCACGCACACGCCGCGCCGTCGCGCGTCGGCCACCGCATCGCCGCCGTGCTCGACCGGTTGCGCCATGCGTATTCGCGCTCGCTCGACACGGTGCTCGACCATGCTCCGCTCGTCGGCGTCATGCTGACCGCCCTGGTGGCTGGCAACCTGCTGCTGTTCGGGCTGCTGCCCGCGACGTTCTTCCCCGAACAGGATAACGGTACGCTGATGGGGCAGATCATCGCGGATCAAGGCATTTCATTCGGCGCGATGCGGCAGAAACTCGCGCAGCTGCAGGCGATCGTCCAGCAGGACCCGGCCGTCGCGGCGGTGGCCGGCTTCACCGGCGGCCGTGCGCTGAACACGGCCAACGTCTTTGTCGCGCTGAAGCCGCTCGCGCAGCGCCACGCGTCGGCCACCGAAGTCGTCAACCGGCTGCGGCCGAAGCTCGCGGCCGTGTCGGGCGCGCGGCTATTCCTGCAGGCGCAGCAGGACCTGCGGATCGGCGGCCGCCAGGCGGCCGCCGAATACCAGTACACGCTGACGAGCGACGATTCGCAGGCGTTGTATACGTGGGCACCGCGGCTTGTCGATGCGCTGAACCAGCGCCGCGGCCAGCTCGTCGACGTCAATTCGGACTTGCAGCAGCACGGGCTGCAAACGATGGTGACGGTCGACCGCGCGACCGCGAAACGCTACGGCTTCGACCCGAACCAGATCGACAACGTGCTGTACGACGCGTTCGGCCAGCGCACCGTCTCGACGATCTACAACCAGCTGAACCAGTACTTCGTCGTGATGGAAGTCGCGCCGCAGTACTGGCAGTTCCCGTCGTCGCTCGGCCGGATCTTCGCGAGCACGGCCGCCGGCAATGCGAGCGGCACCGCGCAGACGCAGTATTCGTCGGCTACCGTGCCGAGCGCCACCGCAACGCTCGCGACCGGCGCGGCGGTCGGCGTCACGACGGCGGCCACGAGCACGAGCGGTGCGGCCAATGCGCAGAATGCGAACGCGGAAGCGAACGCATCGACCAACGCCATCTCGAACAGCAAGGGCGGCAGCTCGACCGGCAGCGCCGACAGCACGTCGGCGGAAACGATGGTGCCGCTCACCGCGCTCGCGCTGTTCTCGAACAGCCATACCGCGACGCAAGTGAACCACCAGGGCGGCCTCGTCGCGGCAACGATCTCGTTCAACCTGCCGCCGAACGGATCGCTGAGCGACGCAGCCGCAGCGATCGCCGACGCCGAACGCGCGATCGGCATGCCCGCGTCGGTACATGGCGCGTTCGCCGGCGCCGCGCAGGCATTCACGAGCTCGATGGGCACGGTGCCACTCCTGATCGTCGCGGCGCTCGCGGTCGTCTACCTCGTGCTCGGCGTGCTGTACGAGAACACGATCCATCCGCTGACGATCCTGTCGACGCTGCCGTCGGCCGGCATCGGCGCGACGCTCGCGCTGCTCGTGTTCGGCGTGCCGTTCTCGGTGATCTCGATGATCGGCTTCATCCTGCTGATCGGCATCGTGAAGAAGAACGGGATCATGATGGTCGACGTCGCGATCGTACTGCAGCGCGACGAAGGCTTCGATGCGCGCCTCGCGATCCACGAGGCGGCCGTGCGGCGCCTGCGGCCGATCATGATGACGACGGCTGCGGCCGTGCTCGGCGCGCTGCCGCTCGCGCTCGCGATCGGCCAGGGCGCATCGCTGCGCCAGCCGCTCGGCGTGACGGTGATGGGCGGGCTGCTGATCAGCCAGGTGTTCACGCTCTACACGACGCCCGTGATCTATCTGACGCTCGACCGGCTGCGCGAACGACTCGCGCGCCGGTCGTTGCCGTGGCCGCGACAACGGCGGCCCGAATCGAGGCCCTGA
- a CDS encoding efflux RND transporter permease subunit yields MNLSRLFILRPVATLLLTIALVLTGAVAVRFLPVSSLPDVDYPTIQVQTFYPGASPDVMATTVTAPLEVQLGEIPGLQQMISYSSEGASVITLQFDLSVSLDVAEQNVQQAINAANSYLPSGLPAPPMYAKVNPADQPVLTLAVTSNSMSLTQLQDTANNRLATKISEVPGVGLVTTAGGHVPAVRVEADPHKLAAYGLNIDDLRTLLANVNVSQPKGNFDGPDLDYTINSNDQIADPKDYLRTVIAYQNGAPVFLSDVARVSQAPQDVERGAWLNRTPAIVLNVQRQPGANVIATVDQIKQQLPALEATLPAGMHVQIVGDGTGVIRASVFDAATELVLAVALVVLVIFVFLRNLPATLIPSIAVPVSLIGTVAAMYELHYSIDNLSLMALIIATGFVVDDSIVMIENIVRYIEQGMRPLDAALKGAGQIGFTILSLTVSLIAVLIPLLFMGGVIGRLFSEFAVTLAVTILISAVVSLTVVPMLCARILRPHSASQPGRFERFSERIFDRTLAAYERALKRVLRHQTLTLAVALATLALTLILYVAIPKGLFPVQDVGVIQGISVADTSVSYAAMVERQSQLADALLKDPDVESLTSYVGIDGVNATLNDGRFLINLRAHGDRSASADTIARRLQQETAGVPGVRLYLQPVQDLTLDTTLSPNQYRFVLRGPTRQALQQVVPALVAKLKQLHSITDVQSDLDVDGLGVQVDVDRQAAARYGITPATIDNALYDSLGQRIVSTIFEQSNQYRVILVAKPEAMPNVASLGNLHLPSQTSSSGQVPLSQIATVRLVKTPLAIRHLAQFPAVTVSFNLASGASLSTAVSDVRRIEREAALPPSIQSSFQGAAAAFEDSLSSEVYLLVAALVAVYIVLGVLYESFIHPVTILSTLPSAGIGALLALMIAGADLDVIGIIGIVLLIGIVKKNAIMIVDFALEAERVHGKTPADAIFEASLLRFRPILMTTFAAMLGALPMLVGTGTGSELRRPLGLAIIGGLALSQLLTLFTTPVVYLLFDRLATYVRRRREAAAPGPAAPDGGSAS; encoded by the coding sequence ATGAACCTCTCCCGTCTTTTCATCCTGCGGCCCGTCGCGACGCTGCTGCTGACAATCGCGCTCGTGCTGACCGGCGCGGTCGCCGTGCGCTTCCTGCCCGTTTCATCGCTACCCGACGTCGACTACCCGACGATCCAGGTGCAGACCTTCTACCCCGGTGCGAGCCCCGACGTGATGGCGACGACCGTCACCGCGCCGCTTGAAGTCCAGCTCGGCGAGATTCCCGGCCTGCAACAGATGATCTCGTACAGCTCGGAAGGCGCGTCGGTGATCACGCTGCAGTTCGACCTGTCGGTCAGCCTCGATGTCGCCGAACAGAACGTGCAGCAGGCGATCAACGCGGCGAACAGCTACCTGCCGAGCGGGCTGCCTGCCCCACCGATGTATGCCAAGGTGAATCCGGCCGATCAGCCCGTGCTCACGCTGGCCGTCACGTCGAATTCGATGTCGCTCACGCAGTTGCAGGACACCGCGAACAACCGGCTCGCGACGAAGATCTCCGAAGTGCCGGGTGTCGGCCTCGTCACGACGGCCGGCGGCCACGTGCCGGCCGTGCGCGTCGAAGCCGATCCGCACAAGCTCGCCGCGTACGGGCTGAACATCGACGATCTGCGCACGCTGCTCGCGAACGTGAACGTCAGCCAGCCGAAAGGCAACTTCGACGGCCCCGACCTCGACTACACGATCAATTCGAACGACCAGATCGCCGATCCGAAGGATTACCTGCGCACCGTGATCGCCTATCAGAACGGCGCGCCGGTGTTCCTCAGCGACGTCGCGCGCGTGTCACAGGCGCCGCAGGACGTCGAGCGCGGCGCGTGGCTGAACCGCACGCCGGCGATCGTGCTGAACGTGCAGCGCCAGCCCGGCGCGAACGTAATCGCGACCGTCGACCAGATCAAGCAGCAGTTGCCCGCACTCGAGGCCACGCTGCCGGCCGGCATGCACGTGCAGATCGTCGGCGACGGCACGGGTGTGATCCGCGCCTCGGTGTTCGACGCGGCGACCGAGCTCGTGCTGGCCGTCGCACTCGTCGTGCTGGTGATCTTCGTGTTCCTGCGCAACCTGCCCGCTACACTGATTCCGAGCATCGCGGTGCCCGTGTCGCTGATCGGCACGGTCGCGGCCATGTACGAACTGCACTATTCGATCGACAACCTGTCGCTGATGGCGCTGATCATCGCGACCGGGTTCGTGGTCGACGATTCGATCGTGATGATCGAGAACATCGTCCGCTACATCGAGCAGGGGATGCGACCGCTCGACGCCGCGCTGAAAGGCGCCGGGCAGATCGGCTTCACGATCCTGTCGCTGACGGTCTCGCTGATCGCGGTGCTGATTCCGCTGCTGTTCATGGGCGGCGTGATCGGGCGGCTTTTCAGCGAGTTCGCCGTCACGCTCGCGGTGACGATCCTGATCTCGGCGGTCGTGTCGCTGACGGTCGTGCCGATGCTGTGCGCGCGGATCCTGAGGCCGCATTCGGCGTCGCAACCGGGCCGCTTCGAGCGATTCAGCGAACGGATTTTCGACCGCACGCTCGCGGCCTACGAGCGCGCGCTGAAACGGGTATTGCGCCACCAGACGCTGACGCTCGCCGTCGCGCTCGCCACCCTCGCGCTGACGCTGATCCTCTACGTCGCGATCCCGAAGGGGCTGTTTCCCGTGCAGGACGTCGGCGTGATCCAGGGCATCAGCGTGGCCGACACGTCGGTGTCGTATGCGGCAATGGTCGAGCGCCAGTCGCAACTGGCCGATGCGCTGCTGAAGGATCCCGACGTCGAATCGCTCACGTCGTACGTCGGGATCGACGGCGTCAACGCGACGCTGAACGACGGCCGCTTCCTGATCAACCTGCGCGCACACGGCGACCGCTCGGCCAGCGCCGACACGATCGCGCGACGGCTCCAGCAGGAAACGGCCGGCGTGCCGGGCGTGCGGCTCTACCTGCAGCCGGTGCAGGACCTGACGCTCGATACGACGCTGTCGCCGAACCAGTATCGCTTCGTGCTGCGCGGCCCGACCCGGCAGGCGCTGCAGCAGGTCGTGCCCGCACTGGTCGCGAAGCTGAAGCAGCTGCATTCGATCACCGACGTGCAGAGCGACCTCGACGTCGACGGGCTCGGCGTGCAGGTCGACGTCGATCGCCAGGCGGCCGCGCGCTACGGGATCACACCCGCGACGATCGACAACGCGCTGTACGACTCGCTCGGCCAGCGCATCGTGTCGACAATTTTCGAGCAGTCGAACCAGTACCGCGTGATTCTTGTCGCCAAACCGGAGGCGATGCCGAACGTCGCGTCGCTCGGCAACCTCCATCTGCCGAGCCAGACGAGCAGCAGCGGCCAGGTGCCGCTCAGCCAGATCGCAACCGTGCGGCTCGTGAAGACGCCGCTCGCGATCCGCCATCTCGCGCAGTTCCCGGCCGTCACCGTCTCCTTCAATCTCGCGAGCGGCGCATCGCTGAGCACGGCCGTCAGCGACGTGCGGCGCATCGAACGTGAAGCCGCGCTGCCGCCGTCGATCCAGTCGTCGTTCCAGGGCGCGGCGGCCGCGTTCGAGGATTCGCTGTCGAGCGAGGTCTATCTGCTGGTCGCCGCGCTCGTGGCGGTCTATATCGTACTCGGCGTGCTGTACGAGAGTTTCATCCACCCGGTCACCATCCTGTCGACGCTACCCTCTGCCGGGATCGGTGCGCTGCTTGCGCTCATGATCGCAGGCGCCGACCTCGACGTGATCGGGATCATCGGCATCGTGCTGCTGATCGGGATCGTGAAGAAGAACGCGATCATGATCGTCGACTTCGCGCTCGAAGCGGAACGCGTGCACGGCAAGACGCCGGCCGACGCGATCTTCGAGGCATCGCTGCTGCGCTTCCGGCCGATCCTGATGACGACCTTCGCGGCGATGCTCGGCGCGCTGCCGATGCTGGTCGGCACCGGCACGGGCTCGGAGCTGCGCCGCCCGCTCGGCCTCGCGATCATCGGCGGGCTCGCGCTGAGCCAGTTGCTCACGCTGTTCACGACGCCGGTGGTCTACCTGCTGTTCGACCGGCTGGCCACGTACGTGCGGCGTCGCCGTGAAGCCGCCGCGCCCGGCCCGGCCGCGCCGGACGGCGGGAGCGCATCGTGA
- a CDS encoding heavy metal response regulator transcription factor, with the protein MRILIVEDEPKTGAYLKKGLEESGFSVDLAKDGGEGLTLAQEESYDVIVLDVMLPVLDGWSVLKRLRDTHATPVLFLTARDDVQDRVHGLELGADDYLVKPFAFVELLARIRTLARRGPPRETERIAVGDLEIDVVRRRVKRGTVRIDLTPREFSLLQLLARRQGEVLSRTQIASYVWDMNFDSDTNVVEVAIRRLRAKIDDDFAVKLIHTVRGVGYVLEPKDGA; encoded by the coding sequence ATGCGCATCCTGATAGTCGAAGACGAACCGAAGACCGGCGCGTACCTGAAGAAGGGGCTCGAGGAATCCGGTTTCAGCGTCGACCTCGCGAAGGACGGCGGCGAGGGGCTGACGCTCGCGCAGGAAGAGAGCTACGACGTGATCGTGCTCGACGTGATGCTGCCGGTGCTCGATGGCTGGAGCGTGCTGAAGCGGCTGCGCGACACGCATGCGACGCCCGTGCTGTTCCTGACCGCGCGCGACGACGTGCAGGACCGCGTGCACGGCCTCGAACTCGGCGCCGACGACTATCTCGTGAAGCCGTTCGCGTTCGTCGAGCTGCTCGCGCGCATCCGCACGCTCGCGCGCCGCGGGCCGCCGCGCGAGACGGAGCGCATTGCGGTGGGCGACCTGGAGATCGACGTCGTGCGCCGTCGCGTGAAGCGCGGCACCGTGCGGATCGACCTGACACCGCGCGAATTCTCGTTGCTGCAGCTGCTTGCGCGCCGGCAGGGCGAGGTGCTGAGTCGCACGCAGATCGCGTCGTACGTGTGGGACATGAATTTCGACAGCGACACCAACGTCGTTGAAGTCGCGATCCGGCGGCTGCGCGCGAAGATCGACGACGATTTCGCGGTCAAGCTGATCCATACGGTGCGCGGCGTCGGCTACGTGCTCGAGCCGAAGGACGGCGCATGA
- a CDS encoding DUF4148 domain-containing protein, with protein MKLVAAFVVATLSLPFGTQAFAQSTQAPITRAEVRQQLIDAEANGLLPSNRNDYPPSQSEIARNRQLYALAHPDAAPVATASTGN; from the coding sequence ATGAAACTCGTCGCCGCTTTCGTCGTCGCCACCCTGAGCCTGCCGTTCGGCACGCAGGCCTTCGCCCAGTCCACGCAAGCACCGATCACGCGCGCGGAAGTGCGCCAGCAGCTGATCGATGCCGAAGCCAACGGCCTGCTGCCGTCGAACCGCAACGACTATCCGCCGTCGCAGTCCGAAATCGCGCGCAACCGCCAGCTTTACGCGCTCGCGCATCCCGATGCGGCGCCGGTCGCGACGGCTTCGACGGGAAATTGA